GCTTCCACGCGCGCCTGGCTGGTGCTGGGTGGGCCGTCTTCGTCGTACATGCAGACTTCGGGCTTGCCGGTGTCGTCTTCGGTCAGGGCCACGATGCGCTCCAGCGCATCGTCCAGCCACTTGGCGGCTTCCTTGTCGCGCGGGGCGGCCCAGTCTTCAGGCCAGTTTTCCACGGCAAACATGAAGCCCAGCGCCCACACCTGGCCAAAGGACGGGATCTCCTGGTCGTCGCCCATCTCGGCGCGCTGCTCGTCGGTCAGGCTGGCCACGGCGCCGCGCATGTCCATGGCTTCGGGCTGGAAGGTGCGGTCGTCGTCCAGCGTCTTCACGTCGGTGTCGAGCTGGGCCACGATCTCGTTCCAGCGGCGCATCCACAGGTCCATGAAGCGGGCTTGCTGGGCAGCGTCGGCAAACGCGGGCAGCAAGGGCAGCGGCTCGCCCTCGGCCACGTCCAGCTCGGCGCCGTCGCCCAGCAGCATGGGCAGGTATTCGGCCGGGCCAATGGGGCGGCGGCTGCAGATCAGCGCGGTCATGAAGCCGTCGCAGAACTCCCACTGCGGGATTTCCTCGCCGCGCGCGCGCAGGTCGTCGAGGATGTTGTCCATCTCCTCCAGCTCGTCGGGGCCCAGTGCGGCAGCGGGTGCAGCGGAGGCGTCGAGGTCGTCGTGAGCGGGGGTGGGCGATGTGGGTTCGGTCATGGGAGGCTCCGGTCGTCAAGCGAGAAAGCGGGGGCAGTAAAGCGATGTTTTACTTTTATGATGCGCTGGCCTTGTGCTGTGGCGCTCGTCAGCGGCAGATGCAAGGCGGCCCAGGCAAGGCCAGGGCGTGAAAAAAGAGCCGCGCGCAACATGGCAACCCGATAAAAAGGCGGTCAGTGTAGCCCTCCCGCGCCACCGCCCAGAACCAGGACCCCCATGATCCACCAACTGAACTCCCTGTACCCGGTGCGCTACACGGCCTTTGCGCTGTGCGTATTCGGGCTGCTGCTGTCGCTGTTTGCGCTGGTGGCGTTTGGCGTGGGCCTGCCCGTGGTGCTGGTGTCTGCGGCGCTGGTGGCCCTGGGCGTGTACGACCTGCAGCAGACGCGCCACGCCATCCTGCGCAACTACCCGGTCATCGGCCATATCCGCTTCATGCTCGAATATGTGCGGCCCGAGGTGCGCCAGTATTTCATCGAGAGCGACAGCGAGGCCGCACCATTCTCGCGCGCGCAGCGCTCGCTGGTCTACCAGCGCGCCAAGGGCGACCCGGACAACCGCCCCTTCGGCACCCATCTGGACGTGGGCGCGCATGGGTATGAATGGGTGAACCACTCGCTCGCGCCCACGCAGCTGCCGTCGCACGACTTCCGCGTGTGGATCGGTGGCAGCCCCGATGCGCCGTCGCAGTCCGTATCGCCCTGCACCCAGCCCTACCATGCGAGCGTGTTCAACATCTCGGCCATGAGCTTTGGCGCACTGTCGGCCAACGCCATCCTGGCGCTCAACCAGGGCGCCCAAAAAGGTGGCTTTGCGCACGACACGGGCGAGGGCAGCATCAGCCAGCACCACAGGGTGCATGGTGGTGACCTGATCTGGGAGATTGGCTCGGGCTACTTTGGCTGCCGCAACCCCGATGGCACGTTCAGCGAAGAGCGTTTTGCGGCCAACGCCACCGACCCGCAGGTCAAGATGATCGAGCTGAAGCTGAGCCAGGGCGCCAAGCCCGGCCACGGTGGCGTGCTGCCCGGCGCCAAGGTGACGGCCGAGATCGCCGCCGCACGCGGGGTGAAGGAGGGCGAAGCCTGCATCTCGCCCGCCAGCCATAGCGCGTTCAGCAACCCCGTGGAGATGATGCAGTTCATCGCCAAGCTGCGTACGCTTTCTGGCGGCAAGCCCACGGGCTTCAAGTTCTGCCTGGGCCACCCGTGGGAGTGGTTTGCCATCGTCAAGGCCATGCTGGTCACGGGTATCACGCCGGATTTCATCGTGGTCGATGGCGCCGAAGGCGGCACAGGTGCGGCGCCGGTGGAGTTCAGCGACCATGTGGGCGCGCCGCTGCAAGAGGGCCTGCTGCTGGTGCACAACACCCTGGTGGGCGTGAACCTGCGCGACCGCGTGCGCATTGGCTGCGCGGGCAAGGTGATCAGCGCCTTCGACATCGCGCGCATGATGGCGCTGGGGGCCGACTGGTGCAACGCGGGGCGCGGCTTCATGATGGCGCTGGGCTGCATCCAGGCGCAGAGCTGCCACACCGGCCACTGCCCCACCGGCGTGACCACCCAAGACCCGCTGCGCCAGCAGGCGCTGGTGGTGCCCGACAAGGCCACGCGCGTGGCGCAGTTCCACCGCAGCACGCTGCACGCACTGCAAGAGCTGGTGCAGGCCGCCGGGCTGCGCCACCCCAAGGACATCACGGCCCACCACATCGTGCGCCGCATCAGCGACACCGAGGTGCGCCTGCTGTCCAACCTCATCACCCGCATGCAACCGGGCGCGCTGCTGGGCCCGCTGGATGCGCAGCACAACGTATTCCGCCTGTACTGGCCGCTGGCCAATGCCCACAGCTTCCAGGCCAGCGAGCCTGCGCTGGAGCCCTCTGTGCCCCACCATGTCGAGCTGGCGCAGGCCGCCGCCGTCGGCACCGCCGCCGCAGTGGCTGGGGATGCCCCCGTATGACTTTGACGATGGACAGCACCAACGCCGCCCCCGACTACGCCGCCTTTTTGCAGCAGCAACTCGCCACCCAGCCGCACAACGTGATGGCCCATGTGCTGGGCAACGAACAGATCTGGATCAAGCGCGCGGGAGCCCCCCATGGCACAGGCCGCTACCGCGCCATGGCCTTGCTGGCAGCCCTGCTGCGGCTGGACGCCCTGCGCCCCGTGTCCAACCCCGGCGGCCCCACGGCCATTGCCACCGAAGTGCAGCGCCTGCGCGACCTGGCCGCACGCGGCATACGCGTGCCCGTGGTGCTGGCGGCATCCACCCATGGCTTTGCCATGCGCCACCTGGGCCACACGGGCGAAGAAATCCATTCGCTGGGCAACGAGATCGACCACGCCGTGCAGGCGGGCGACACGAACACCGTGCTGGCCTTGTGGCAGCAGGGGCTGGATACCTTGGCCCAAGTGCATCACCAAGGCACCTGCCTGAGCCAGGCCTTTGCGCGCAACCTGGTGCGCTGCCCTGATGGCGAGGTGGCCTGCATCGACTTTGAAGACGACCCCGCCGCCGTGCTACCCCTGGCGGTGTGCCACGTGCGCGATGCGCTGTGTTACGCGCACTCCACCGCGATCTACCTGCACACCAGCGGCACGCTGACCGAGGGGCGCGCGCGTTGGGCGGCATGGGTGGCGCAGGGCAGCGCGGAGATGCAGACAGTGCTGGCGACCAGCGTGCGGCGGATGGGGTGGATGCGGCATCTGCCCACGAATCGCAAGCTGGGGCGGGATTTGCAGCGGGTGCGAGCCGCGTATGACTTGCTGGCCTGATTGAACGACTGAGCGTCAATAGGCGCCGAACAGCGCGTCCAGAGCGCTGATGATCAGATCGGCCTGAGCGCGGAGATTACCGACGGGGCTCTTCAGCATGGACAAGGGCACGGCACCGATGGCCGCCGCGTCCAGGATGACCGCAACGCCTTCCACTTCCAGCGCAGGATTGAGGTCACGAAGCGGTATCGCCACACGCTCGGCGCTGCGCAACGGCAGCACCACGCGTGTCTGCAAACCGCTGATGTACTCGTTCTGAACATCCAGCAAGAAGGGGGTGGTGACACGCTGTTTGGCGTCGGGGTGCCGATAAACGTCAAACCGCGCCATCGCTCAGAAGGTCCTGTACTGGGCCAGCGGCAGGCCTTCGCTCTCGATGCGCGCGTTGTAGGCTGCAATAGCCTCTTGGTTGGCGGCGTTCCAGCGCTCCCAGTACCGGCGCTGGACTTCGGCAGCGAGCAGTTCGTCCACGGTTTGGGAGATGTTCATGCCCATATCGCGTGCGGCTTCCAGCACCTTGCTGTTGAGCGACAGGTTGGTGGACTTCTTGGGGGCGTTGTCAAAGCGAAGCATGGCAGGTTCTCCAGCAGAGCATATGCGCAGATTTTATGCGCATACCACATCAACACCCAGTACGACTTCCGTCGCCACATCCGCCCCCAGGTTCGCCAGCCGCTTTCGCATGCAGATCACCGCCTTGTCCTTGCTCAGCAAGATCGCCCGGTGCGCTGCCGCCAGGTCGATGAACTTCTGGTCGTCTGCGTCCTTGCACACATAGGCCACCTTGGGCGCGATCTCCACCAGGCGCGCCTGCGCGTCAAACGCCGCCAGCACCTGCGGGGCATCCACGCGGTAGTAGTCCATGCGCTCAACGATGTGCGGGTAGGCCAGCACGCGCTCCAGCTCGTCGCGCATGACCTGCGTGGCAATCCAGGCCAGGCGCCCCTGGGCCAGCAGCGTGCGCAGAGGGGCCGTGCGCGGGTCGCTGAAGATCAGCAGGTCGAGCGCCACGTTGGTGTCCACCACCACGGGGCGTGCGGGCTCGTTCGCTGGCGCCTCGGCGGGCAGGCGCAGTTCAACCTTCATGGCGTGGGCCGCCGTCGGTGGCAGGCTTGGCGGCCCGGTCGCGCACGGCGCCCTTGATCATGTCGAAGCGGAACATGCGGCATTCGATGGGGCCGTTCCATAGGGGCACGCGGCGCGATTCCTTCAGGCGCATCTTGCCGGGCAGTTTCAGGTCGGGGGTGAGCATCCAGGCCGTCCAGCCGCTGTAGTTCTTCTTCCAGTGCGTGGCCAGCTGGCTGAAGAACTCGCCGCCGTCTTCGGTCTGCGCCTCTTCGCGGCCCACAGCCAGGCCCTGGGCGCGGTCGGCCGCGCGTTCGCTGGCATTGCGGCCTGCGGTACCGGCTGCGGCAATGCGCTCGCCGTAGGGCGGGTTCAGCAGCATCACGCCGGGCTGGTCGCAGGGCGGCATGCGCTGCAGGGCGTCGCCACCGCGCAGCTGCACGGCCTGGGCCACACCTGCGCGCTCAGCGTTGCGCTGCGCAAAATCGACCATCCGGAAGGCCACATCACTGCCAAAAATGGGTACAGCGCTAGTACATATTGCGCCTTCAGCTTCGTTTTTGATAGCAGACCAGACATGTGCCTGGAAGGGCAGCAGCTTTTCAAACGCAAAGCGACGCAGCATGCCCGCCGGGATGCGGCAGGCGATCTGTGCGGCTTCGACCACGATGGTGCCGCTGCCGCAGCAGGGGTCGTACAGGGGCTGGGGGTTGTCGCCGTGCGGGTCCCAGCCACTGGCGGCGATCATGGCGGCGGCGAGGGTTTCCTTAAGGGGGGCATCGCCCTTGTCCTCGCGCCAGCCGCGCTTGAACAGTGGCTCGCCCGAGGTGTCGATGTAGAGCGTGGCTTCGTCGGTGGTCAGGTGCAGGTGGATGCGCACGTCGGGCCACTGGGTGTTCACATCGGGGCGCACGCCGCTCTTGTGGCGGAAGCGGTCGGCCACGGCGTCTTTCACCTTGAGGCCCGCGAAGTTCAGGCTCTGCAGCGGGCTGTGCTGGGCCGTCACTTCGACCTTGAAGGTCTGGCGCGTGGTGAACCAGATCTCCCAGGCCACATCGCTGGCCATGTTGTAGAGGTCGTTCTCAGACCGGTATGGGCGGTGGGCCAATTGCACCAGTACGCGCTGGGCCAAGCGGCTGTGCAGGTTGAGCTGCATGGCCTGGCGCCACGAGGCGCGCAGCAGCACACCACCCCGGCCCACCAGCAGGTCTTGCCCCGTGAGACCGGTGATGCCATGTACCTCGTCGGCCAGAAAGCCCTCGACGCCTGCGGCGCAAGGGAGAAAAAGTTGGAGTTGGTTCATGTCGATGGGGAGGATACGCGCTAGTGCTCGGCGGGGGAACCGGGCTCCCCCGCGCGGGCCAGCAGCAGCCGGCGGATGGAGTCGGGGATGGGTGCGACCTTGCGGCTGGCCTTGCCGATGAAGACGATACCGATCTTGCCGCGCGCCACTTCGCGGCCTGAGGCCTTTTCGGTCATGCAGAACACCAGGTCGAAGCCGTAGCGGTTGAAGTCCGCCGGGGCCATTTCCACCCGCATGGTTTCGCCGTGGAAACCTTCGGACTTGTACTGCGCCACTATGTCGCCCACCACGATGGAAAGGCCGCCCACATCGGCCTCTGGGTAGCCCAGCGACTGAAAGAAGCGCACCCGCGCTTCGGACACCAGGCTGAGCAGCTGCGCGTTGTCCAGGTGTCCGCCCTGGTTCACATGGCTGATGTAGATCTGCAGCTCGGTGGCAAAGCCGAAGTGCGCGGGGAGGTCAAAGACGATGCGGGCCATGGTGGGCTGCGGTGGGTAATACGGAAACAACAGAAAAGACTACGGCGGCGCAGGCGGGCAGTGCGCCACCTGCCGAGGCGGCTACAACGCTTTGCGCAGATTCGCTGGCGCGATCTTGAGCGCCTCGCGGTACTTGGCCACGGTGCGGCGGGCGCATTCGATGCCCTGCTCCTTGAGCATCTCGGCGATCTGGCTGTCGGACAGCGGCTTGGCGGGGTTCTCCGCCGACACGAACTGCTTGATCAGTGCGCGCACCGCCGTGCTCGACGCATTGCCGCCCGTTTCGGTGCCCAGGCCCGAGCCAAAGAAATACTTCAGCTCGTAGGTGCCGATAGGCGTGGCCATGTACTTGGCGGTGGTGACGCGGCTGATGGTGGACTCGTGCAGGCCCAGTTCGTCGGCAATGTCGCGCAGCACCAGCGGGCGCATGGCCAGTTCACCGTGGGTGAAGAAGTTCTTTTGCCGCTCGACGATGGCGCGCGACACGCGCAGGATGGTGTCAAAACGCTGCTGGATGTTCTTGATGAACCAGCGCGCCTCCTGCAGGCGCTGCTGCATGCCCTGGTGGCCTTCGCCGCCCTTGTGGCCGCGCAGGGCGCCTGCGTAGATGTCGTGCACGCGCAGGCGGGGCATCACGTCGGGGTTGAGCTGCACGATGAAGCTCTGCTGGCCGCTGCCATTGGCGCGACCGGCTTTGCGTACGATGACGTCGGGCACGATGATGTTGCGCTCCACGTCGGCAAACTTGCGGCCCGGGCGTGGTTCCAGGCGGGCGATGAGTGCCATGGCAGCGCGGGTGCGCTCTTCTCCAGCCACGCCGCCTTCGCTGCACAGCTGCGTCAGGCGGCGGATGTCCCGGCGCGCCAGCATCTCCAGCGGCTGCTGGCAGATGCGCAGAGCGGTCTGCACCGTGTCGGGGTCAGCACTGCTGTCCTCATCGGCAGCCAGCGCCGTGAGCTGCAGCGTCAGGCATTCGGCCAGGTTGCGCGCCCCCACGCCAGTGGGCTCCAGGCTTTGCAGCAGGCGCTGGGCCACGGTGAAGCGGTGCACCAGTTCTTCGATCTGTTCCAGGTCGTCGGGCCCGGCGAGGCTGATGGCGAGTTCTTCCAGCGGCTCTTCGAGGTAGCCGTCGTCGTTCAGCGATTCGATGAGAAAACGCAGCGCGGCCATGTCTACTTCGGACAGGCGCAGCGACAGCGCCTGGCGGTGCAAAAAGGCCGTCAGCGACTCGTGCGATCGGGCCAGCTCGGTGGCATCGGCCTCGTCGCCTTCCGCGTCGTTGCGGGTGCGCGCTGGGGCGTCGCCGCCCCACTCGGCATCGTTGGGCGCCATCTCGACGGTGCCGTCGCCGCTCCAGTCGGGCTCGTCCGAGCCCCCCCCGGAGATTTCAGCGTCGTTTTGGCTGTCAGCGCCAGTACTGCTTGCGCCAGCAGCTCCTGAAAACATAGCATCATCTGCGCTGTAGTCGTCGGCCTGCGCGGGCGTATCGGCGGCTTCCAGGCCAAATTCCTCGCGCGGGGCTTCGTCGACACTGCGTTCGAGGAACGGGTTTTCGTCGAGCATCTGCTCGACTTCCTGCGACAGTTCGAGCGTGGACAACTGCAGCAGCCGGATGGACTGCTGGAGCTGGGGGGTCAGTGCAAGGTGCTGCGAGACGCGCAGCGACAGTCCAGGCTTCATCACATGCGGAAATGCTCGCCCAGGTACACGCGGCGTACTTCGGCGTTGTCCACGATCTCGGACGGCGTGCCCTGCGCCAGCACGCGGCCGTCGCTGATGATGAAGGCGTGGTCGCAGATGCCCAGCGTCTCGCGCACGTTGTGGTCGGTGATGAGCACACCAATGCCGCGCGCCTTCAGGAAGCCGATGATGCGCTGGATCTCGATCACTGCGATGGGGTCGATGCCGGCAAAAGGCTCGTCCAGCAGGATGAAACGCGGCTGGGTGGCCAGGGCGCGGGCGATCTCGACGCGGCGGCGCTCGCCACCGGACAGCGCCAGTGCGGGTGAGGCCCTCAGGTGGTCCACGCGCAGCTCTTGCAGCAGGGCCGTAAGGCGCTCTTCGATGGCATCACGCGACAGCGGCTGGCCGTCGTCGGCGCGCTGCAGTTCCAGCACGGCGCGCACGTTTTCTTCGACGGTGAGCTTGCGGAAGATGGAGGCTTCTTGCGGCAGGTACGACAGCCCCAGGCGCGACCGGCGATGGATGGGCATGTGGGCCACGGACTGGCCGTCGATGCGGATGTCACCCGCATCGCTGCGCACCAGGCCCACGATCATGTAGAACGATGTGGTCTTGCCCGCGCCATTAGGGCCCAGCAGGCCCACGACTTCGCCTTTTTGCACCTCCAGGGACACGTCCTTGACGACCTTGCGGCTGCCATAGGACTTGGCCAGGTGCTGCACCTCCAGGCGGCTGCCCGAGTGCGAATCGGGCCCCAGGCGGCTGTTCGCAGGGGTCGCTGGGGTCTCGGGACCGGTACTCACCACGGGCCCGCTCACTTGGCGCCGCCGCCAAGAGTGTTGCTGGGGCGCAGCGCCGGAGCGGGCGACTCGGGCGCCTTGGCGGGGGCTGCCGTACCGGGCGGCGGGTCCTTGGGTGCCAGCACGGCGCGCACGCGGCCGCCAGACGTGGGGGCGTCGCCGGCCGCAGCCGAAGACGCAGGCGCCTTCTGGCCATCGACGGTGAACACGTCGGTGAGGTTGTTGTAAACGATCACGGCGCCGGTGATCTCGTCGTTGAGCACCGACCCACGGTAGCGGCGCAGTTCGGCGCGGGTGATGAAGCGCACGTTGTCGGCCTTGCCGTCGTATTCGATGACTTCGCTTTCGCCTTCGATGAACTCGTCCGGCGCTCCGGCCACGGTGTCGCGCTTCTGGCGGAAGAACGCCCGTTTGCCCGCCTCGGCCGTGACCACGCCGTACTGGTAGCCGTCGGCGTCCTGGCGCACATCCAGCCGCGCGCCGCGCAGCACGATGGTGCCTTTGGTCATCACCACGCGGCCCGAGAACACGCTGGTCTGCTTGAGTTCATCGTGGCGCAGGGCGTCGGCCTCGATGTTCATGGGCTTGGCACGGTCTGCCTTTTCGGCATGTGCCATGCCCGCAAGGCCGGACAGGGCTGCGAGCACAAGGAGGGGGAGTAGGCGGTGGGTCATAGGGCACGAATCTTGCAATGATTGTAGCCACCCGATGGTACCTACCCCGAAAAAAAGCCCGCATCCGCGGGCCTTTGGGACAGCTTGCCGACAGGGTCGGCCACTGGTCAGGCTTTGCGCGCTGTGGCGGCCAGGTATTCGACCACCTGCAGCACGGTCTGCATGCTGCCGGCCATCGTGCCGTCGGTGTAGTACTTGCCCGCCACACCCATGGATGGCACGCCTTCGACACCGTACGCATCCTGCAGCTGCGAGGCACGACGCACCTGGTTGGCGACGCTGAAGGAGCCGTAGACCTCCTTGAACTTGGCCACGTCCACGCCCTGCTGGGTCACCCAGGCCAGGATTTCGTCGTCCTTGGCGAGCTTGGCCTTTTCCACGTGGATGGCGCGGAAGACCTTGGCATGCAGGGCTTCGAGCTTGCCCATGCCTTCGAGCGTGTAGTACAGCTTTTGCTGGGGCACGAAGCTGGCGTTGAACGCCACAGGCACGCGGCGGATGGAGAGGTCCTTGGGCGCGGCCTTGACCCAAGCGTCCAGTGTGGGCTCGAAGGCGTTGCAGTGGGGGCAGCTGTACCAGAAGAACTCGATCACATCGACCTTGCCGGCCGGGGCATCCGGGGCGACGGGCTTGTCCAGCCGCTTGAAGTCCTTGCCCTCCTTGAACTGGCGGGCTTGCGCCATGGCGGGGTTGGCCACTGGCAGCGTCAGGGCAGAAGCGGCAACCGCCGAGGCGGCGGACAAAGAAAACTCACGGCGTTTCATGACAAAGACTCTCCTGGTTCAGGTATGCGGGATGTGAGACATCCCTTTACAAAAAGTTCAGCCCTGGCGGTGGCGCCGCTTTTGCAAGCGCTTCAGCGCTGCACGCGCACGAGCGCCGATTCCAGCCCGGCGCCGTCGAGTTTCTCTTTGAGCACCTCGGCATCGTCCCGCTTGGTGAAGGGGCCGATGCGCACCCGGAACACCGCCCGGCCATTTTGCTCACGCTCGCTCACGCGGGCCTCCCAGCCCAGCATGGCCAGCTTGGCGCGCTGGGCGTCGGCGTCGGCCTGGGTGCGGAAGGCACCAGCCTGCACAAAGTAGTCAAACGGGTCCACGCTGCCCTTGGCGGCTGCCTTGGCCACGGCCAGATCGCCCAGCGGGTCTGCGCCCGGCTTGCTCTCTGCCTTGGCCTCGGCTTTCGCGTCTGGCTTGCTCGCGGCAGGCTTGGCGGCCGATGCGGCGGCGCGCACCTCAGGCGCCGGTGCCGATGCAGGAGCTGACGCAGCTGCGGCCACCGGAGGCGCCGCAGGGCGGGCCGGGTTCTTGCCATACAGCGGCGAGTTCGGGTCCCAGTTCTTGTTCTTCTGGGACTCCGCAGCGTCCATGTCTGCGCCTCGGCCGTTGCCCTTGTTCAGGAACGGCACCGGCACCTTGGTCACGTACACGGCCACGGCCAGCGCCGCGCCCAG
Above is a window of Acidovorax sp. KKS102 DNA encoding:
- a CDS encoding YecA family protein, with translation MTEPTSPTPAHDDLDASAAPAAALGPDELEEMDNILDDLRARGEEIPQWEFCDGFMTALICSRRPIGPAEYLPMLLGDGAELDVAEGEPLPLLPAFADAAQQARFMDLWMRRWNEIVAQLDTDVKTLDDDRTFQPEAMDMRGAVASLTDEQRAEMGDDQEIPSFGQVWALGFMFAVENWPEDWAAPRDKEAAKWLDDALERIVALTEDDTGKPEVCMYDEDGPPSTSQARVEAFGEAIWAVYDLRQLWTSMGPRVETVRKAPEPGRNDPCHCGSGKKYKKCHGA
- a CDS encoding FMN-binding glutamate synthase family protein is translated as MIHQLNSLYPVRYTAFALCVFGLLLSLFALVAFGVGLPVVLVSAALVALGVYDLQQTRHAILRNYPVIGHIRFMLEYVRPEVRQYFIESDSEAAPFSRAQRSLVYQRAKGDPDNRPFGTHLDVGAHGYEWVNHSLAPTQLPSHDFRVWIGGSPDAPSQSVSPCTQPYHASVFNISAMSFGALSANAILALNQGAQKGGFAHDTGEGSISQHHRVHGGDLIWEIGSGYFGCRNPDGTFSEERFAANATDPQVKMIELKLSQGAKPGHGGVLPGAKVTAEIAAARGVKEGEACISPASHSAFSNPVEMMQFIAKLRTLSGGKPTGFKFCLGHPWEWFAIVKAMLVTGITPDFIVVDGAEGGTGAAPVEFSDHVGAPLQEGLLLVHNTLVGVNLRDRVRIGCAGKVISAFDIARMMALGADWCNAGRGFMMALGCIQAQSCHTGHCPTGVTTQDPLRQQALVVPDKATRVAQFHRSTLHALQELVQAAGLRHPKDITAHHIVRRISDTEVRLLSNLITRMQPGALLGPLDAQHNVFRLYWPLANAHSFQASEPALEPSVPHHVELAQAAAVGTAAAVAGDAPV
- a CDS encoding CcdB family protein; translated protein: MARFDVYRHPDAKQRVTTPFLLDVQNEYISGLQTRVVLPLRSAERVAIPLRDLNPALEVEGVAVILDAAAIGAVPLSMLKSPVGNLRAQADLIISALDALFGAY
- a CDS encoding type II toxin-antitoxin system CcdA family antitoxin — encoded protein: MLRFDNAPKKSTNLSLNSKVLEAARDMGMNISQTVDELLAAEVQRRYWERWNAANQEAIAAYNARIESEGLPLAQYRTF
- a CDS encoding putative toxin-antitoxin system toxin component, PIN family: MKVELRLPAEAPANEPARPVVVDTNVALDLLIFSDPRTAPLRTLLAQGRLAWIATQVMRDELERVLAYPHIVERMDYYRVDAPQVLAAFDAQARLVEIAPKVAYVCKDADDQKFIDLAAAHRAILLSKDKAVICMRKRLANLGADVATEVVLGVDVVCA
- a CDS encoding class I SAM-dependent RNA methyltransferase produces the protein MNQLQLFLPCAAGVEGFLADEVHGITGLTGQDLLVGRGGVLLRASWRQAMQLNLHSRLAQRVLVQLAHRPYRSENDLYNMASDVAWEIWFTTRQTFKVEVTAQHSPLQSLNFAGLKVKDAVADRFRHKSGVRPDVNTQWPDVRIHLHLTTDEATLYIDTSGEPLFKRGWREDKGDAPLKETLAAAMIAASGWDPHGDNPQPLYDPCCGSGTIVVEAAQIACRIPAGMLRRFAFEKLLPFQAHVWSAIKNEAEGAICTSAVPIFGSDVAFRMVDFAQRNAERAGVAQAVQLRGGDALQRMPPCDQPGVMLLNPPYGERIAAAGTAGRNASERAADRAQGLAVGREEAQTEDGGEFFSQLATHWKKNYSGWTAWMLTPDLKLPGKMRLKESRRVPLWNGPIECRMFRFDMIKGAVRDRAAKPATDGGPRHEG
- a CDS encoding thioesterase family protein; this encodes MARIVFDLPAHFGFATELQIYISHVNQGGHLDNAQLLSLVSEARVRFFQSLGYPEADVGGLSIVVGDIVAQYKSEGFHGETMRVEMAPADFNRYGFDLVFCMTEKASGREVARGKIGIVFIGKASRKVAPIPDSIRRLLLARAGEPGSPAEH
- a CDS encoding RNA polymerase factor sigma-54, which translates into the protein MKPGLSLRVSQHLALTPQLQQSIRLLQLSTLELSQEVEQMLDENPFLERSVDEAPREEFGLEAADTPAQADDYSADDAMFSGAAGASSTGADSQNDAEISGGGSDEPDWSGDGTVEMAPNDAEWGGDAPARTRNDAEGDEADATELARSHESLTAFLHRQALSLRLSEVDMAALRFLIESLNDDGYLEEPLEELAISLAGPDDLEQIEELVHRFTVAQRLLQSLEPTGVGARNLAECLTLQLTALAADEDSSADPDTVQTALRICQQPLEMLARRDIRRLTQLCSEGGVAGEERTRAAMALIARLEPRPGRKFADVERNIIVPDVIVRKAGRANGSGQQSFIVQLNPDVMPRLRVHDIYAGALRGHKGGEGHQGMQQRLQEARWFIKNIQQRFDTILRVSRAIVERQKNFFTHGELAMRPLVLRDIADELGLHESTISRVTTAKYMATPIGTYELKYFFGSGLGTETGGNASSTAVRALIKQFVSAENPAKPLSDSQIAEMLKEQGIECARRTVAKYREALKIAPANLRKAL
- the lptB gene encoding LPS export ABC transporter ATP-binding protein; translated protein: MGPDSHSGSRLEVQHLAKSYGSRKVVKDVSLEVQKGEVVGLLGPNGAGKTTSFYMIVGLVRSDAGDIRIDGQSVAHMPIHRRSRLGLSYLPQEASIFRKLTVEENVRAVLELQRADDGQPLSRDAIEERLTALLQELRVDHLRASPALALSGGERRRVEIARALATQPRFILLDEPFAGIDPIAVIEIQRIIGFLKARGIGVLITDHNVRETLGICDHAFIISDGRVLAQGTPSEIVDNAEVRRVYLGEHFRM
- the lptA gene encoding lipopolysaccharide transport periplasmic protein LptA, whose product is MTHRLLPLLVLAALSGLAGMAHAEKADRAKPMNIEADALRHDELKQTSVFSGRVVMTKGTIVLRGARLDVRQDADGYQYGVVTAEAGKRAFFRQKRDTVAGAPDEFIEGESEVIEYDGKADNVRFITRAELRRYRGSVLNDEITGAVIVYNNLTDVFTVDGQKAPASSAAAGDAPTSGGRVRAVLAPKDPPPGTAAPAKAPESPAPALRPSNTLGGGAK
- a CDS encoding thiol:disulfide interchange protein DsbA/DsbL — its product is MKRREFSLSAASAVAASALTLPVANPAMAQARQFKEGKDFKRLDKPVAPDAPAGKVDVIEFFWYSCPHCNAFEPTLDAWVKAAPKDLSIRRVPVAFNASFVPQQKLYYTLEGMGKLEALHAKVFRAIHVEKAKLAKDDEILAWVTQQGVDVAKFKEVYGSFSVANQVRRASQLQDAYGVEGVPSMGVAGKYYTDGTMAGSMQTVLQVVEYLAATARKA
- a CDS encoding SPOR domain-containing protein, yielding MKKQQTGGTIVGFIVGVIVGLGAALAVAVYVTKVPVPFLNKGNGRGADMDAAESQKNKNWDPNSPLYGKNPARPAAPPVAAAASAPASAPAPEVRAAASAAKPAASKPDAKAEAKAESKPGADPLGDLAVAKAAAKGSVDPFDYFVQAGAFRTQADADAQRAKLAMLGWEARVSEREQNGRAVFRVRIGPFTKRDDAEVLKEKLDGAGLESALVRVQR